The window ATAGAGTTAGAGAAACAAGGATTTGAAGATATAAAACTACAGTTAATCCCACAAAAAAAGTTTTCTTTTGAAATCGATATATTTAAGCCAAAAGTAAAAGAAAAAGACCTTGCTTTATTTACACGGCAGTTAGGCGCTATGATTGCTGCCGGTGTTGGTATTGCTGAAGCACTTGAAATTTTGGCAGAGCAGATGCCAAATAAAACTCTTAGAGAAGCTCTAAAAGAAGTAAAGGAAGATGTTGTTGCAGGTATGTCTCTTTCAAAAGCAATGGCTAAACATCCAAAAGTTTTTCCTGAATTTCTCGTGAATTTAATAGAAGCTGCAGAAGAATCAGGTAATTTGGATGTTATTCTTCAAAGAGCAACCCAATATTATGAAAAAATTGCTGCAATTAAAAGAAAAATTATAAGTGCTTCCTGGTATCCTGCAATGGTTGTTGTTATAGCAACTGTTATTGTTTTGGGAATTTTAACTTTTATTGTTCCGACATTTGCCAATCTATATGCAAGCATGGGAGGGCAACTTCCATTTCTTACACAACTACTGATCGATATAAGTAATACTCTCAAAAATAATATTTTGATAATTATAGGTGTAATTATTGGAATAATTATATTAAATAAATTTATATACAGCACAAAAGCCGGTAAAGAGTTCTATCATAGATTATTCCTTAAACTCCCCCTTCTTGGAAATATATTTCTAAAAGGTGCTATAGCAAAATTTGCAAGAACACTTGCAACACTTATTGCAGGTGGTGTTCCTATTATGCGTTCCCTTGAAATTTCGGCATCTGTTGCAGGAAACGTTGTTGTAGAAAAAGCTATTCTTGAAGCGAAAGATAAAGTAGAAAAAGGTCAGGAGATATATAAATCCCTTGACCCAAAAATTTTCCCGCCTATATTAATCGCCATGGTGAGAGTGGGTGAAGATACAGGTAGACTTGATGAGATGCTGGATACTATTGCAAATTTCTTTGAGGATGAAGTTGACAGATCAGTGGAAGCATTAATTTCAACTATAGAACCATTACTTATTGTATTTATAGGAATTATTGTAGGTGCCATTCTTATAGCTCTTTATCTACCAATATTCAAAATGGGTGAACTTATTCAATCATAATGAAAAAAGTTGCAGTTGCATTAAGTGGTGGGGTGGATTCTTCAGTGTCCGCCCTTTTGCTTAAAGAAAAAGGATACGACGTTATAGGAATTACCTTAAAATTATCTTCCGTAGTATGCGAAACAGATACACAGATATGCTGTTCCCCACAAGATGTCAAAGATGCAAAAAAAGTATCTCAGTTTTTAGGTATAGAGCATTATGTTTTAGATTGGGAAGATATTTTTCATAAAAAAGTGATTAATTATTTTTTAGATGAGTATAAAAAAGGTAAAACTCCAAATCCATGCTCTATATGTAACCGGGAAGTAAAAACAGGTCTTCTTGCAAAATATGCAGTTGATGTTCTAGGCGTTGATTATCTTGCTACAGGACATTATTTAGGAATTTCTGATATAGAAGGACATAAAGTAATCAAAAGAGGTAAAGATATTAAAAAAGACCAGTCTTACTTTATGGCTCTTTTAGAAAAGGAAATCTTAGATTATCTTATCTTTCCTTTAACAGATAAAACAAAAGAAGAAGTCAGGCAAATAGCTCAAAAATATAAAATTCCTGTAGCTCAAAAATCTGAAAGCTTTGAAATATGCTTTACGGCTGGAAAGACTCCCGGAGAATATATAGACCAGCTTGGATTAAATATAAATACTGCCGGGGATATTTTGCTTGATACAGGAGAAAAAGTTGGTAAACATAAAGGTTTATCCCACTACACTATAGGCCAGAGAAGAGGTCTTGGGGTTGCATGGAAAGAACCTCTTTATGTTTTAGACAAAGATATAAAAACAAATTCATTGATTGTAGGGACAAAAGACAAACTTTTAACTGATTATGTTGGGGCAGGAAATATCAATTTATTTGTTCCGGAAGACTTTTTATTTGAAAAAGAAATTTTAGTTCAAGGAAGATATAAGCAAAAACCCGTAGAAATAAAAAAAGTAGAAAAAGGAAATAACAAATTTAGATTTTACTTCAAAACTCCACAACCGAAATTTGCACCGGGACAAATTCTGGCTATATATACAAATGACAAACTGTTAGGCGGTGGTGTTATAGTATAGTTCCTTTATAAACTCTATTGCCTGCTCTTTAGTTTTTATTTTTCCTTCTACCTGCTTTTTTTGCAGTTCTTCTTTAATTTTTCCAACAATTGGGGAAGGTTTTATATTCAAAATTTCCATAATTTCTTTTCCATTTAACAAAGGTTGCTCTATAACTTCTTTAGTATAAATATCAAAATAATATTCCTGGAGAAAAATCACAAAAAGTTCAAGTTTTTTAAGATATTCCTTATTTTCAGAGGTGGCATAGGCATCTGCATAGGTAAGGATAAAAAGGTGAGGAATTAAACTTTTGTTCCTGAACCAGAAAAAATTTAGCTCTTTATTAGTCAGGTTATCTGCTTCTTTCAAAGCTAATAATCTAAATATTTCCAGATGAGAACCAACAAGATTTCCAATGAATTCTGATGCTTTTTTTCCAAGGGATAGCTCTCTATTTATTGAGTTCAAAATGATTTCCTTGCCTTTTATATCATGTTCCTTAAATTTTTGTTTGGTTGTGTATATTTTTCCAATATCATGAAAGAAAGCTGTAAATTTTAAAAGAGTAATATCATTAAATTCTGTAAAAAATTCCTGTTTACCTAATTTTTCTAAAAATGATTTAGGGATACTATTTTTCAATAACTCTTTTTTTTTAAAAATTCTTCCATATACTCAACTGTTTTTAAAGAATGCTCCAGCAAGGGATATTTATGAAATTCTCCTTGATTTTTGATCTTTATCATTTCATTTATTTCAGGAACAATTTGCTGAAATATTCCGGCTGATATTAGTTTTTCAATTGTTTTGTAGCTATCTTCCCCTTCAAAAATTTTTAAAATTTCATCTCTTATCCTTTCAACCGGGGAGTTTTTAACTAATTCCTTATTTTTCTTAACCCATTTTTCGTATTCTTTATCTAACTCAAAATCAAGCTGCTGGGCAATTCTAAAACCTCTGAATATTCTTACAGGGTCTTTTTGTATATTTTCATATGAAACAGGCCTTATTATTCCTGTCTGAAGATCTTCAAGACCACCGGATGGATCAAATAGAACCGTTTGGGAAGCACCCATACCCAAAGCATCATCAAAAACAATTGCCATTGCATTAATTGTAAAATCTCTCTGGAGTAAATCCTGATTAACCCGCTCTATTATTTCTTTTTCCTTATCATAAAAGTCCAGCTGGGGATTTGACATAATATCAGAGATATCCATATAAGAGAAATCAAATCTATAGCGGGTCTGCCCTTCATAGAAAATTATAGTAGCTACATCTTTTTCTTTTTCAAAAGAGAATATATCTCCTTTACCAAGGATATTTTTTAGTTTTTTTACTATCTCAAACGGGTCTGTTGTTACAATAAAATCAACATCAACTTTATTTTTAATAGGTCTGTTTAACAGTCTATCTCTTATCCAGCCTCCAACTATAAGACAGACCGTATCTTTTCCAAGAGCTTTTGCTACCTGGTCAAAATAAGAGTTATAGAATAAAAGTCCATGAACATACTTTGTTTTTATATCTAAATCAAATTCTTCCCGTTGGTCTTTGGGAATATTCTGTCTATGAAGAATTTTCTCAAGTAGTTTTTCTATTCCAAGCATTTGATTTCCTTTAGAGAATATTAAATTGTTTTAATATTTTGGCAAGCTCAGGGTCTTTTTTGGCTAATTGTTTTAAAGCCTGATACAATTCTCTTAATTTTTCTTCTTTTTGAAGTTCCTCAAGGGTTTCATCTTTAGCTCTTTTTATAATTGTCCTTCTGTCCCAGTAAGCAAACCCTATTACAAAAACAGTTAAAGTTGTAAAGATTCCAGTTATAATCCATAGAAACTGAATAAAATGGTCAAAACGCTTATTAATATCCTCAAATCGTCTGTTAATATCCTCAAAACGTTTGTTAATATCTTCAAATCGTTTGTCTATTTGCTCAAATCTTTTATTAGTTTCTTCTTTAAAATCTCTAAACTGAGTTTCAAGGATAGTTAGTCTTTTGTCTATATCAATGAGTTTTTGATAAATCATTTCATTGGTTATTTTTACATTTTTGTTTTCTGCAAAAGAAAATCCAAATAAACCTAAAGTTAAAAAAAGAGAAAATAAAACTTTTCTCATCAATTACCTCAAATAAATTCCACAATTTACTTTAATTTTATGGAATGTAATGAGATTTTGCAAATAAAAAAGCCCCCATTAACGGGGGCTTGAGAAGAAGATTTATAGAATGAATTCCTTAGAAGAGGAATCCAGCTTCGAAAGCTAAAACTGTTCTGTTGTCTTTAGCTTTTCCGCTGTCGTTTACGAAAACTTTTTTATCTGTTGAAATGTAAGCAGCTTCAAGTCTTGCAAATGTGTTTTTAGTTGGTTTCCATGTTGGTGTAATTGTAAATGACCATGCACTGTTTTTACCTGTGAGATAGATTCCACTACCGTTATTATCGCTTGAATCTCCGTTATCTACATATTCAATTCTAATTGGGAAAGTTACATTAGCAATTTGAGCATCAAGGAAATCTACGTCAATATTAAGAGCTACACCCCATGCAGAATCATCTGCTTTAGAATCACTTCCTAACGGATTTTTGGTTCCTGTGGCAGATCTTTTTGCAGCATCATCAAGAGTTGTATAATCAGCCTCAAGTCCTGCCTTTACAATTCCAAAGTCAAAGTTTGTGCAGAGAACATAGAGATTTCTTCCTTCTGCTTCGTTATATGTGTGTAATCCTACTTTTGAACCGAAACCTACAAAATCTGACAGATTGAAAGAAATACCAGCTTCGAAAGCATCTGAAATACCATAGCCTAAAACATCATTACTTTTACCTTGTAACAATCCTCCTCCTTGATTGTATCCTACATAAACTTGAGCAATTCCTGCATCATAGTTGGCTCTTGCTCCAGCATAAAGAACAGGGTGTCCTGTAAAGAGGATACCTCTTGTATAGTTTCTATTGAGAATTGTTAATGGAGCTTCACCGAATTTGTTCCAGAGAAGTCCTGCATCAATAGAAAGACCTTCAATTGGAGCAATTGTTACATAAGCAAGCCATGGTTTAAAATCTGTTGTTTTTCCCCATTTAAGAAGTCTTTGTCCTTTGCCACTATTTAAAGAATTATCTCCATTTACAACTGCTGAAGATGCTACTAATGTTGGAACTTCGAAGCTTGCGAAAGCTGCATTAAATCCGATTGGGCTGTTTGCATCAGCTTTTTTCATTAATCCGATAGCAAATGTAGATACGTGGAAATTATCGTTATTGCCATCATTTCCAAAGTTTGATAGAGCAAAATCATTGTCCTGCCAGTCGTAAGAAGCTGATACTCCACCATAGAGAACAATGTCAGAGTTAGCAACTGTAAGAGTTCCAGCCTGTGCAGCACCTGCTGCAAGTAATCCTGCTGCTGCTAAACCTAATACTTTTTTCATGTCGTAACCTCCTTAAATATGATTTTTTTCATAAATTTTATACCAAATTTTAATTCATATGTCTATTCTAATATATTATTTGTTTAATTTTCGTAACAAATACATTTTCCTTTAATTTTAGAAGGAAACAATATTTATGCCAAAATTAGGAAACATTCATAATATTTGGGGAAGTATTGATATTTCTTGATGGAAAAGATATGAAAGAAAAAAATCAATGTAAAATTTATTTTTCCTCTTCTGCACTTTTGCAAAAATTAAAAATTTTTTCTTCTTTGATAGAAACATTATTTGATGATTTTTTCTTCATCTGAAGAACTTTTCGTCGAATTATATTTCTACCTTTGTTTTTATGAAGGCAAGATTTATATGCGCATATTTGACACAAGAAATCATTTGGATTATATACTTGACCCATTAGCTTTCTCCATTAAAGAAAAAAGGGGCTTTCGCCCCTTTGGAAAATTTAGAATACGAATCCAGCTTCTACACCCATAACTGTTCTATTGTCTTTTTTGTTTCCATTATCATCTTGGAAACCTTTTTTGTCAGTTGAGATGTAAGAGAATTCTGCTCTGAGGAATGTGTTTTTAGTTGGTTTCCATGTTGGTGTGATCGTGAAAGTCCATGCATCATCACCGGCAACACTATATATTCCACTTGTTCCATCATTTACGTATTCAATTCTTACTGGAATTTCAAAAACATCCATTTTTGCAGATGCATAGAGAGCTATACCGTAAGCAGAATCATCCTTTCCAGACTTTTTCGCTGTGTCATCTAACCATTGATAATCAATATTTGTTCCAAGTTCAATACCTGCAACTTCTGTGCTGAGAACTACATCAACAAGGTTTTTGAAAGCAGAATAGTCAAAATAAGAAACAGCATAGTTAAAACCCGCTATAGAACCAATAGAACCTATAGCAAAAGCATCAGAAGGCAATACTCCGTTTATGGCACTAACGGTATCTTCACTTTGCTGAGTATACTCAGCGTAAATGTCAATTCCATCCATAATAGAGTAAGTCACTCTTGCTCCAGGATAAACGAAAGGTTGCCCATACCAAACTGCACCAAAAAGATAGTTAGGATTATCATAAGTATGATACAATTCATATCCAATATTTGTAGTAAGTTTTCCCGCATCTATAGTTAACCCTTCAATTGGTCTTATACTAACCCATGCATATTCAACATCAAATTCAGGAGAAGGAGGTAATGTCTCATCTAAGATATCCGGTTGTCCACTTGCACCAAAACCTACAGTAAAGCCAATTGTAGAGTTCATTTTTGAAGTTAAATCAATTGCAAAAGAAGAAACTGTAAAATAATCATTATTTTGATTCTTCCCATTATTTGTTGCATAGAAATAACCCGCTGTTACACCTCCTGTCATTTCAATATCAGAGTTAGCAACTGTAAGAGTTCCAGCCTGCGCAGCACCTGCTGCAAGTAATCCTGCTGCCACTAAACTTAATGCTTTTTTCATACTGTAACCTCCTTTAAGTTTTTATTAGCCAATATTAGCACATTTTTAATCTAAATAGCAAAAATGGGGCTTTTAAAGCCCCGAAATTGTTTATAAATTAAATCCTCTCTCTCCATGTGTTGCTTCATCAAGACCCATTGTTTCTGTCTCTTCGTCAACTCTTGCTCCACCTGTTAACAGAGAAGATACAAAATATAAAATGGCTGTCATAATTGCTGTGAATACTATTGTGAATAAAATAGATTCAACCTGAACAATAATTTGTCCCATTCTATCTCCGTTTTGGAGAGGAGAGCCGTCCCATGCGAGTGGTTGAAGTGCGAAGAAACCTGTTGCTAATGCACCCCAGATACCTGCCATTCCATGAACACCGAAAGCATCAAGGGAGTCATCATATCCAAGGGCTTTCTTGAGAACATAAACCCCGAACCATCCAACTATACCTGCTATAAAGCCAATAATAAGTGCACCTGCAGCATTAACAAAACCTGCCGCTGGGGTAATAGCTACCAGACCTGCAATAGCACCTGAAGCAGCACCAAGGAGTGTTGGCTTTTTAGCTGTTATCCATTCTATTAATACCCATGAGATAACTGCTGCTGCTGTTGCAAGGTTTGTTGTAAGAAGTGCAACACCTGCAACCTCGTTTGCACCAAATGCAGAACCTGCATTAAATCCAAACCATCCAAACCACAGGAGACCTGCACCAAGGGCAGTTAAAACAACTGAAGATGGAAGAATTGCTGTTTTTTTGTAATCTTTTCTTTTTCCAAGAAGTAATGCTAAAACCAGACCTGTTACCCCTGCGTTGATATGAACAACTGTTCCACCTGCAAAGTCAAGAGCTCCTGCATCAAAGAGGAAACCTCCACCCCATACAACGTGAGCTATTGGAGCATATACAAAAGTAATCCATAGAATTACAAATACGAGCCATGTGGAAAATTTCATTCTTTCAATTACTGCACCTGCAGCAAGTGCTATTGTGATAGCAGCGAATGTTGACTGGAATGTTGCAAATACCCATTCAGGATATGTTCCACTTAAAGCTTTATAATCAACTCCATTCATTAAAAATTTGCCAAATCCTCCAACTATAGCATCAAGAGCTCCATATCCGTCTGTGAATGCCATAGAATAACCCCAAAGGAACCACACAACAATTGCTATTGCATAAGCCATAAGAACCATCATTACTGTGTTAACAATATTTTTGTATCTTGTCATTCCACCGTAGAAAAGGATAAGTCCTCCCACAGTCATAAGAACAACCAGAGCTGTTGCTGTTATCATCCATGCGGTATCACCGGTATCTAACTTTGCTTCATCTGCAAAGGAAATAGCCGGCACCAGCAGGGAGAAAGCCCAAAATAATAAAGATTTAATTCTCATACTGTAACCTCCTGATTTTTATTTATTTTTTAAAGGGCTTCTACGCCTCTTTCTCCTGTTCTTATTCTTACAGCATCTTCAACAGGAATGATAAAGATTTTTCCATCACCCACTTTTCCTGTTCTTGCTGCATTTGTTATAGCTTCAACAAGTTTTTCAACCATCTCATCTTCAGCAACAATCTCAATTTTGATTTTTGGGAGAAAATCAATCACATATTCAGCTCCCCTATAAAGCTCGGTATGTCCTTTTTGTCTTCCGAATCCTTTTACCTCTGTAACTGTGATACCAAAATTTCCAAGTTCTGATATTGCCTCTTTAACCTCATCCAGCTTAAAAGGCTTGATAATAGCCTCAATTTTTTTCATAACCAAACCTCCTGTTTTTTGTTCAGAAAGTTTTAAAATAAAAAATCATGCCAAAAATTTTGATAGTATAAGTTATTGATAAATATGAATTTTTATTAAATATGGAGAGTGAGGGACTTGCACTAAGATTAGGCAATAAGGGAGGTTTTGAACTGAATTTGTGCAAAAAAAAAAGCCCCCATTACGGGGGCTTGGAAAACTTTTTATATTAAGGGCTTTTTAGAAGCCCATGTCTCCCATTCCTTCCATTCCTGCTGCTGGATTTTTCTCTTCTTTTTCTGGTATTTCAGCAACAAGTGCTTCAGCTGTGAGCATTGTTCCGGCTACAGATGCAGCATTTTGTATAGCGGTTCTTACAACTTTAGTTGGGTCTATAATACCAGCTTCAAGCATATCTACATATTCACCTGTAGCAGCATTAAATCCGTAGTTTACATTATCACTTGCTTCAACTTTTTCTATTACAACAGAACCTTCAAAGCCTGCATTGTTGGCAATTTGTTTTAATGGAACTTGTGCAGCTTTTCTTACAATATCAATTCCCCATTGTTTATCTGGGTTTTCATCTTTAAGGTCACAGAGTGCTTTAGAAGCTCTGAGAAGTGCTACTCCACCACCTGGAACAATTCCTTCTTCAACAGCAGCTTTTGTAGCATGAACAGCATCATCAACTCTGTCTTTTTTCTCTTTGAGTTCTGCTTCTGTAGCAGCTCCAACTTTGATAATAGCTACTCCACCTGCAAGTTTAGCAAGTCTTTCTTGAAGTTTTTCTTTGTCATACTCAGATGTTGTTGTTTCAATTTGAGCTTTGATTTGCTCAATTCTTGCTTTGATATCTTCTGGATTACCTTTACCACCGATTATTGTTGTGTTGTCTTTGTCTATTACAACTTTGTCAGCTTGACCAAGCATATCAAGATCAACATTTTCAAGTTTAATTCCAAGGTCTTCTGTAATAGCTTGGCCACCTGTAAGGATAGCTATATCTTGGAGCATTGCTTTTCTTCTTTCTCCAAATCCTGGAGCTTTAACAGCAGCTACTTTGAGAACTCCTTTCAGGTTGTTTACTACCAGTGTAGCAAGTGCTTCACCTTCTACATCTTCAGCTATGATAACAAGTGGTCTGTTTGTTTGAACAACTTTTTCAAGAACTGGGAGAAGTTCTCTGATATTGCTGATTTTCTTTTCATATATGAGGATGTATGGATTTTCTAATACAGCTTCCATTTTTTCTGGGTTTGTTACAAAGTATGGTGAGAGGTATCCTCTATCAAATTGCATACCTTCAACAACTTCAAGAGTTGTTTCAGATGTTTTAGACTCTTCTACTGTGATAACACCATCTTTTCCAACTTTTTCCATTGCATCAGCAATGATTTTTCCGATTTCTGGGTCGTTGTTAGCTGAAATTGTAGCAACTTGCTCTATTTCTTTTCTTCCGCTTACTTCTTTAGAAAGTTTTTTGAGCTCTTCTACTACAACTTTTACAGCTTCATCAATTCCTCTTTTTACATATACAGGGTTAGCTCCTGAAGCTATAGCTTTAAGACCTTCTGTGTATATAGCTTGTGTAAGAATTGTAGCTGTTGTTGTTCCATCACCGGCAACATCAGCTGTTTTTGAAGCAACTTCTTTAACAAGCTGAGCAGCCATATTCTCTAATGGGTCTGGAAGTTCTATTTCTTTAGCAACAGATACACCGTCTTTTGTTACATTAGGGCTTCCCCATTTTTTCTCAAGGATTACTTCTCTTCCTCTTGGTCCAAGAGTAACTTTTACAGCATTTGCTAATTTATCTACACCTGCTTTAAGTTTTGCTCTTGCTTCTTCACCGTAGATTATCATTTTTCCTGCCATCTATTTCCACCTCCTTTGTTTTTTTGTTATTGGATAATAGCAAGGATGTCGTCTTCTCTGAGAACTATAAGTTCTTCTCCATCAACAACAAATTCATTTCCGGCATATTTGCTGTAGATAACTTTGTCCCCAACTTTTACTTTTAATGGTTTGATTTCTCCATTTTCTAAAAGTCTTCCTTCACCAACGGCTATTACTTCACCTTCTGATGGTTTTTCTTTAGCTGTATCAGGGATGATAATTCCTGATGGAGTTTTTTCTTCTGCTTCTTCTGCAGGTTTGATCACTACTCTATCGTAGAGGGGTGTGATTTTAGCCATCCTGCATAACCTCCTTTTTCTTTATTTTTACTATTTAATATTATATTCCTGAATATAAAAAAATGCAATAAGTTTGCATATAAAATATGCTTGTATTTGACTCAGATTTTATAAGACCAAAATAAACCCTATACTTGATTTAAACGTTTTACCTGCCTATTTTTTAATCACTTTATATAACTGTTCCTTAATCTGTTCTAAGAGTGATTCATCTGTGATTTTTTTCTTGTCTGGAGTTCTTACATAAAAAGCATCTCTTATCCTTTCCCCTTGAGTAGCAACTTTGACTATATGGACGTAGAGATCAAATTTCGCAAATACTTTGAAAATATCAAATAGTAATCCTATTCTATCTTCTCCAGAAATATCAAATATGGTGTAAATGTCCGATGAACTGTTGTCCACTTTTACAAATGTCGGTGGTGGAATTACAGATGCTTTAAATACAGTGTTCCTTTTTTTAGAAAGGTCTTCAAGGGTAAGTTTTTTGTCAAGATATTTGGCAAACAGTTCTTTAAATTGCTCAAATTTTTTATCTTCAACAACTTCAAGGGATGAGGTTGATATTTGAAGGTCAATTACCACGATACCATCTTTTCTCATATAGCTATAAACAGAAAGAATATTAATTCCCATGTAAGAAAGTATTCCTGTTACAACAAGCAATGGATTTTTTACTTTCTTACTATCCAAAACTACAATAAGTTCGGAAAATCCTATACCATAATTTTTATCAAAAAAGAACTGGGGTTTTCCTGTTTTGAATAAAAGTTCTTCCATTTTGATATGTCTTATCATTGTGTCCAGTGGGGTTGAAAGCAGGTAATATTCAGAAAATCTTTGCATATGGAATTTTGCTCTCTCTTCTCCAAGCTCTGCTTCAAGAAGTGCATAAAGTTTTTTTCTTTTTTCTTCTATCTTTTTAGCTGCTATCTCTTCATAAGAAACATTTTCTTCAAGGACTTCCATTGTTTTGTGGTAAAGTTCCCACAGAAGAGAGTTTTTCCAGTCATTCCAGATGTTAGGACCAACGGCATTTGCATCGCACCATGTTAGGACTGTAAGCATCTTTAATAGCTCTTTGTTTTTTATGGTTTTTGCAAAATCATTTATAACCTTTGGGTCGTTTAAATTTCTTCTTTGGGAGATCTTTGCCATATCAAGATGATGTCTAACAAGGAAACCAACAATCTCTGCGTCCCTTTCAGGATAGCCAAATCTACGCATAATATCCCTTGCCATTTTTTCTCCTAAAATACAGTGGTCAGTTTTATGTCCCTTTCCTATATCGTGCAAAAAGATAGCCCATGTAAGTAAATCAACCCTGTCTATCTCCTTGTAAAGCTCATACATCATTTTTCTGTGGGGATGGTCAACTTTTTTGAGACTTTCCAGCTCTTCCACTGCCTTTATTGCATGAGCATCTGTTGTGTATTTGTGGTAAGCATCATACTGGAAATGGCACCTTTGATATCCGAATTCTGGTATAAGGTCATCAAGAACATAAAAGTCCTGCATTTTTCTAAGAGTTTTTGCAAGATTTTTTGGATCAGAGAATATTTTTCTAACAAGGCTTTTTATCTCAGGATTGTCTCTGTTTTCTCTCAGTTTTTCTTCATTTTTCCTAATTAAAAATTCCAGTTCAGAAGAAAAATCGAGATTATATTCTTTAAAATACAGGAATGCTTTTAGAATATTTTTTACATCTTTTTCAAATTTGTTTTTGTTGAATACATCAAGCTCAATAGATGTTCTGGAAAAGACATCATCAATAGGTTCATGAATTTCAAGTTCATCTTCTTCAGTAAGGGCTTTTAGAATTCTCTTTGTTATAGTGTTTATTGATTTTGCATACAGGTAATAAAGCCTCATCATTTTTTCAACGCTTTCTCTGAGGGCTTCTTCATCATAAGGAGCTTCTACATAGCCTAATTTTTTTGCTACTTCTTCCTGAAGGGGCCTGACCAGAACATCACATCTTTTATTGCATATTAGGTGCATCTCATTTCTAAGTCTTAAGAGAAAGTTATAAGCTCTGATAAGTTCCTGATATTCTTCCTCAAGGATTATATTGTTTTCCACAAAGTAGTGATAATTAGGGACGTCATCTAAAACTTTTGCAATCCAGAAAACCTCATGGAAGTCCCTCAGACCTCCTTCACCCTCTTTTATATGAGGTTCCATCATGTAAATGGTTGAACCGGTTCTTTGGTATCTCATTTTTCTGGCTCTGAGGGTAGCATTTATATAGGCTGATCTTTTCCTTCTGATTAATCTTTTAAATTTTTTTATAAGCTCGTCATAAAGTTCTTTATTCCCAATAATAAATCTTCCTTGTAGCAAAGAAGTTGCTACGGTAAGGTCTTCTTTTGATAAATCAAGGAATGTTTTTATATCCCGTGGCGAAAATCCAATATCAACTTTAAGGTCTAAAAGTGCGTAATAGAAGTTTTCTATCCCTTCCTTTAGCTGTTCAAAATTATCAGGTTCAAAAACAAGGGACAAATCTATATCAGATTTAAAACAGAGCTCTCTCCTTCCATATCCTCCTAAAACAACAATTGCTATCTGGGATAAATCTTTAAAGGATATCTCTGCAAGCTGTTTTATGGTTTCGTCTGTGAGGTCTGATAATGAACGGACTGTTTCCAGACCGTCGGCACCTGCTCTATGTTTCTGGACGATTTCCTCTTTTTTTTCAAAGTAGTTTTTTAATATTTCCTGTTTCTTTTTTTCCAGTGTTTTATTCATCATACCCTACCTACCTTCTTTTTTATGGTTTCAACTGGAATTTTATAATAAATGGGTCTTCCGTGGGGACATAGATTTGGATTGTTTGTTGCAAGCCATATTTTAAGGAGATTTTTGGCCTCTTCATCGTCGAGGATTTCTCCGGCTTCAATTGAAAGCTCACAGGCAATCTCCCCCAGAAATTTCTCTATCT of the Persephonella sp. genome contains:
- a CDS encoding type II secretion system F family protein, with the translated sequence MPKFKYIARDKYGVRREDVIYAPDAGAAQIELEKQGFEDIKLQLIPQKKFSFEIDIFKPKVKEKDLALFTRQLGAMIAAGVGIAEALEILAEQMPNKTLREALKEVKEDVVAGMSLSKAMAKHPKVFPEFLVNLIEAAEESGNLDVILQRATQYYEKIAAIKRKIISASWYPAMVVVIATVIVLGILTFIVPTFANLYASMGGQLPFLTQLLIDISNTLKNNILIIIGVIIGIIILNKFIYSTKAGKEFYHRLFLKLPLLGNIFLKGAIAKFARTLATLIAGGVPIMRSLEISASVAGNVVVEKAILEAKDKVEKGQEIYKSLDPKIFPPILIAMVRVGEDTGRLDEMLDTIANFFEDEVDRSVEALISTIEPLLIVFIGIIVGAILIALYLPIFKMGELIQS
- the mnmA gene encoding tRNA 2-thiouridine(34) synthase MnmA, translated to MKKVAVALSGGVDSSVSALLLKEKGYDVIGITLKLSSVVCETDTQICCSPQDVKDAKKVSQFLGIEHYVLDWEDIFHKKVINYFLDEYKKGKTPNPCSICNREVKTGLLAKYAVDVLGVDYLATGHYLGISDIEGHKVIKRGKDIKKDQSYFMALLEKEILDYLIFPLTDKTKEEVRQIAQKYKIPVAQKSESFEICFTAGKTPGEYIDQLGLNINTAGDILLDTGEKVGKHKGLSHYTIGQRRGLGVAWKEPLYVLDKDIKTNSLIVGTKDKLLTDYVGAGNINLFVPEDFLFEKEILVQGRYKQKPVEIKKVEKGNNKFRFYFKTPQPKFAPGQILAIYTNDKLLGGGVIV
- a CDS encoding HD domain-containing protein; the encoded protein is MKNSIPKSFLEKLGKQEFFTEFNDITLLKFTAFFHDIGKIYTTKQKFKEHDIKGKEIILNSINRELSLGKKASEFIGNLVGSHLEIFRLLALKEADNLTNKELNFFWFRNKSLIPHLFILTYADAYATSENKEYLKKLELFVIFLQEYYFDIYTKEVIEQPLLNGKEIMEILNIKPSPIVGKIKEELQKKQVEGKIKTKEQAIEFIKELYYNTTA
- a CDS encoding CCA tRNA nucleotidyltransferase yields the protein MLGIEKLLEKILHRQNIPKDQREEFDLDIKTKYVHGLLFYNSYFDQVAKALGKDTVCLIVGGWIRDRLLNRPIKNKVDVDFIVTTDPFEIVKKLKNILGKGDIFSFEKEKDVATIIFYEGQTRYRFDFSYMDISDIMSNPQLDFYDKEKEIIERVNQDLLQRDFTINAMAIVFDDALGMGASQTVLFDPSGGLEDLQTGIIRPVSYENIQKDPVRIFRGFRIAQQLDFELDKEYEKWVKKNKELVKNSPVERIRDEILKIFEGEDSYKTIEKLISAGIFQQIVPEINEMIKIKNQGEFHKYPLLEHSLKTVEYMEEFLKKKSY
- a CDS encoding outer membrane beta-barrel protein, which encodes MKKVLGLAAAGLLAAGAAQAGTLTVANSDIVLYGGVSASYDWQDNDFALSNFGNDGNNDNFHVSTFAIGLMKKADANSPIGFNAAFASFEVPTLVASSAVVNGDNSLNSGKGQRLLKWGKTTDFKPWLAYVTIAPIEGLSIDAGLLWNKFGEAPLTILNRNYTRGILFTGHPVLYAGARANYDAGIAQVYVGYNQGGGLLQGKSNDVLGYGISDAFEAGISFNLSDFVGFGSKVGLHTYNEAEGRNLYVLCTNFDFGIVKAGLEADYTTLDDAAKRSATGTKNPLGSDSKADDSAWGVALNIDVDFLDAQIANVTFPIRIEYVDNGDSSDNNGSGIYLTGKNSAWSFTITPTWKPTKNTFARLEAAYISTDKKVFVNDSGKAKDNRTVLAFEAGFLF